The following nucleotide sequence is from Mesorhizobium sp. INR15.
AAAGCTCCGGTTATCGGCATGCCGAAAATGAACAAGTAAAGCACCAACAACGCGCGATAGGGATTTGCGTTGCCGCCTACACGTGAACGTCGCCAAAGGAAAGTTCGCCGTCGTGACCGATAGTGAGAAAGGTCGTGACCAGCAGGCCGGCGTAGAGTCCGCCGACCAGAACCACGATGACTAAGCCGGGGATTGGCCCCAGCGCTGCCGCACTAACGGCCTCGCGTACCGAACCGACGAAGCCGACGCGGACGCCTTCGGTGAGAAGACTAGGCGTCGACAGTTTGAGGATCCAGGCAAGCAGAAGGATCAGCAGCATGTGGATGTAGTTTCGGCGCAGACGCCGCGCTAACGCAACGCGTTGTGAGACCAGAAATTTGGGCGCGCGGAGGCTCTCCCCGACGATCAACAGCCAATCGGAGGCAAAGTCCGGCTGCGGTGAGAAAATCTGTGCAAAATAGTGGCGCTCGAATTGTCTGACGCGGGCGCGGTAGAAGTCGAAGAAGCGATATCGCCGTGCCTCTATCCACAGCAACAAGAGGACAAGCAACATGGCGAACAGGAGCACGCCGTGATGCGCGCTGGCCGTCGAAAGCGATATGGAAAGCATCGCCGCGACGACCGTTATAGCCCAGTTGCTCGTCCGGTCCAGACGGTCGCGCCATCCCGCCATGCGCGCAATCTCCGCGCGATGGAAATGCGACATCACGGTGACGAGTTCGCCAGACGAAAACGGTCTTCCGATGGGTTGCGGGGCCGCCAACGCATCTGCCATGACCACATCTCCACCCTGCTTGGAAAACAGTTTAATGGAGATATCGTTCCCGAAGCCTGCTTGACACCTTCCCCGCCGGAGGGCGCAGCCAGACTTTCTTGCGAACGCACAACGTCACAGGGCGCCGGGCCTGCCGTCGATGTGCTGTCTTGATTGCGATCCGACCCATCACCGGGCCGCGCTATGAGGTCGATATCCGGGATATGCCCCTCGGCGCTGAAGCGGATGAGGTGTGCGCACTTCATGTGGATGTCGCCGCCATGCGCGCCGCTGCTACCGCCCGCCATCAGCTCCTCGAAACCATCGCCCGCGCGCGCGATGAAAGTAAGGTGTACGCAATAGGCTAATCACAAATCGGCAGACAAATGCGGAGACGCGACCACGGACCGGAGGGGCGATGTGGTACGGGTTGAAGCTGGCGACAACCGTTCAAGTTGGTCAGAAGAACGAGTTTGAGAATTCAGGTCCTGAACCGGTCGATTCTTCAGAGGCGATTGTTGCTCGGACGCTGGATTCAAACCTGGCGACACCCAGCACGAAACCGCCTTTAACCGGCGGCTTCGTGCCGAATGGATGCTACTTCGCCATCTTCTCGCATTCTTTCGTTGCCTCAGGCGTCGAGGTGTCCACCATGTAGGTCTTGCCGTCGGCGCCGGTCATCATCATGACGCAATGATCGAGGGGCTTCGACATCTTCATCATGTCGCCCATCATCTTTTCATCGGTCATGGTCATCGTTCCCATGTGACCGTCAGGCATCACGGCGATGACCTCGCCACCTTTCATCATTTTCATCATGCCCATCGCATCATCGGCCAAGACCGGTGTAGCCGAAAGGCCGAACAGACAGAACAGAGTGGTTAGTTTCAACGCGTTCATTGTTTCCTCCTTGTTGCGCCATTGCATGGCGCAACGGTTGCGGTGTTTCGGGCGCTTCAAGTCGACGTCTCCACGGCCGCCCGATGCCGTCGGGAGTTTCTTCAAAAACGTGTCGTCAAGGCCGTCAGCCACGCGGGCGAGGCGTTAACGAAGGCGGTTTCAATCGCCTTGTCGACGCCGGTGAGTATCGCAGCGGCGGTGGTGATCAGCACAAACCCGAGCGCGATTTTCAGCCCGCTGCCGGCACTGGCCAACTGACCGCGCCAGCGCAAAAGAGTTTCGCGCGACAGTGTCCCAAGGATCAAAAGCGGAAGTGCCGCGCCGATCCCGAAAATGATCATAGTGACGGCAACCTGCGCGAGGTTATGACCTTGCGCCGCAAGCACGGATGCGGCGCCCAACGTCGGACCGACGCATGGACTCCAGACCGCACCGAGCAACAGGCCGACTCCGAACTGGCCCCACAGCCCGACCGACGAAAATCCGCCGAAGCGTTGTTCGGCCCAATTGCCGACCGGCCCCGCGGCGAGCGAGAATTGCGCCTGAAATGAAGGAACGACGAGGACGAAACCGAGGCAAAGCATCACGATCGCGGCGGCGCTCCGGAAGATGCCGCCGTCAAGCCCGATTGAAAACCCGATCGTCGCGATGAAAAGACCGATGGTGGTAAACGAAATGGCCAAGCCAGCCGCTAGCGCCGCAGGGCCGTAGCGATGCTGGCTCGCCGCGGCACCGAGCACGACCGGGATCAAAGGAAGGACGCAGGGCGAAACCGTCGATAGCACACCCGCAAGCAACGAAAAACCCAGTCCACCAAGCATAGCGGTCGCTCAGATCGTCGTATCGAGCAGCTGCTTGATGGCATCCGCCTTGGTTTCGCCGACCAGTCTTCCGACTTCTGTGGCGCCCTTGAAGGTGATCAGCGTGCTCTGCATTTGCGCGTTGAAAGCCCGCACGACATCCTTTTGGGCGTCGAAGTCAACTTCGAAGACCGCCAGATTCTTGTGCTCAGGCATGGGTAGCAGCCCTCCAAGCACCTGCTTCTGCGCCTTGCAAGTCGGGCACCACGACGCGGTGATCTCGACCAGGATTGGCTTGCCCGCCTTTTGCGCGGCGTCGAAAGCCTGCTGGGTGAAGGCCATCTGATCGGCGGCGAGCGCGGAAGGAGCCGAGGCGAACGTTGATGCGGCGGTCAGAGCGATGAGAAAAGCACGTCGATCAAGCATGGCTCACTCCTGAACTGTCTGCCCACCAAAAAAGGGTGACGGCGGACATGAGATGATAATTCGTACTTCGTCACGGAAAGCCGATTTGTTACATTTGGCGCGATACTCCACACCTGACAAAGATCCGTTCGGCTTCTTTGCCGCACCGGTCATAGGGGCTTTTTGCGAAGCTCGTTTTCCTAGCGGCTGTATAGCCTGCATGCGCGTTATAGCGCGTTGCATGGCTTCCGAGATCATCTCAGGCAATACGCTGCTCCCGGTCGTTCGGCTTGTCGCAATTCTGAACCTTGCCCAAGTGCTGACAGGGATTCAGCTATGGAAGGAGGATCATAACGAGCACCGACCACATTCGACCCTTGCCAACATCACGCCAGCCGAGTTCGCATCGAAAATGAGACTGGAAAAGCTGGCCGCATGAGGCCACAAATCATGATCCGATCTCCAGGAACTGGACCGTTCAGAATTGAGTTTTCCGCTGTAATTTCCAGCCCGGAATTCAATGATCGACAGATCGTGCAGGGAGGCGCTTACTACGAGGCAACCCGCCGAAAAATACTGATTTGGAATGACTGAGTTGAACCCCAAGGCGTCACATGCGTATGCTGCCGAGTGTCGACTAACTCGAATCCCGGCCCGAGCGTCTGGCCGAGGCTCGTCGCATCATAACGCTCTACGCGAAGACCGCTACATCGGTCTGGCCCGTCAGGGGCAAAAGTGGCAATGATCGCGTGTCCTCCGGCCTTTAGGGCTCGCCTCAGGCGCGCGACGTAGGCAACACGATCCTGCTCCTCGGTAAGGAAATGGAAGGCGGCTCTGTCATGCCAGATGTCGTAGGTTTGCGACGGCTCCCATCTCGTGGCATCGGCAACGAGCCAATGGGCTTGCGCGGCCCGTTCTCCAAGGCGGGTTTTGGCAGCCTCCAATGCGGCGAAGGACAAATCAAGGACCGTGATGTCCCTAAAGCCCTTTTCGATAAGGCTATCAACCAGACGTGAAGCACCCCCTCCGATGTCGATGATAGCCAGGTCGTTGGTTGGCGCTAAAGCGGCAATCAGTTCGAGCGAAGGAGCGGGATTCTCTTCAAACCAGCTGACTTCTTTCTCGCTTTTCCTGGTGTACACGTCCTCCCAATGGGCCTGACGGCTCTCGCTTCCCATAAGTTTCTCCCTCCGGTTCAAGGTTAGCGGAATATGGTCACTCCACCCATTCTCGACAACAAGCACATAGCCACGACATCCGTATTTACCCCTGCGGCTCTGTTGCGAGAGGCTCGGCGACAGAAGGGGTTGGCCGCTGAGCAAGTGCCGCCAGTATGCATTCTGGATCCGGATGGCGACTTGGTACGCCACTTGCGCCGAACGGGGTCAGCGCAACCGTTTGCGAACTGGCCCTGCTATCACACCGAACTGGACACATTCGACCTTGGCGGCCAGCGTGTCGGGATTGTGGGGCGGGTGGTCGGCGCGTCCTTTGCCGTCCTCGTAGCCGAAGAACTTTTCGCCACTGGATGCCAGCTGCTCGTGAGCCTCACCTCGGCCGGGCAGATTGTGCCGGCGGGGCCTCCACCTTACTTTGTCGTCATCGACAGGGCGTTGCGGGACGAGGGGACCAGCTATCACTACGCTCCTCCGTCGGAGTTCGCCGAGGCTGTCCCTGACCTTGTGACGCGGGCGGCAAGCGCGCTGGCGCAGACGGGGCTGCATAGCATTGTCGGGGCAAGCTGGACGACGGATGCGCCCTTTCGTGAAACCATCGAAGCCATCAACGCAGCGCGGACCAAAGGCATCCTCGCGGTTGAGATGGAGGCGGCTGCACTTTACACTTTTGCCCGCACTGCAGGCGCGCGGGTGCTCTGCCTTGCTCATGTCACCAATACGATGGGGCAGAGCGGGGATGATTTCGAGAAAGGAGATGCGGACGGCGCACGGGACGCACTGATGGCGCTTGAAAGCGTGATTGTCGGTCTGCACGACATTTGATTTTTGCATGGACACGTCAATGGCCGCGTGGTTCCAACTTTCGATCTGATCGCGCCTCGATGGCGCCTGTACGATCCCTGGTCCGACGCTTCGCATCAGACGGGGTCAGCCGATCCGTATTGTCGTCGAGAACGGGCTTGACGAAAACACCACGGTTCATTGGCACGGCATCAGGTTGTAGAACGCCATGGATGGCGTGCCGGGCTTGACACAATCGCCGATCAAGCCCGCCGAGCGTTTCACCTACGAATTCACACCACCTAATGCCGGCACCTTCTGGCATCACATCGCCATCAGGATCGACCAGGCAAGTTCGCGAGAGACGGCCGCCGCTTGATCAACATCGTTTGATCACGCGGTCGGGCTTCTTTGCGATGACAAGTGGTAACGACGGTCGATCCGGAGCGGACCTTTTGGGCCTAAGTCTTGATCCTTCATGGCCTGCGGCACTGGTTTGAGCGTAAGAGTGAGCAGCGTGGTGGCGGACAACGGATCTCACGCCACGGTTATAACATTCATCGGCTCATGGAGTCTGAAACCGGCCGCCGGGCGATGGCGAACAGGGATCTTGGCGCCGACTGCGTGGCTCATGCTCGCATGTTTTTCAACCGCAAGGAATACGACCGTGCATCTGCCGAACCGCCGACCTTCGCCCTGCTGCCGACGCCCTGCGGCGAGACTACGGTGCCTTGATCGCCATGATCTGTGGCCCTATGCCGAATTTCGACTTGGTGCTCCGGAGCGTCCGACGGTTGGAAAACCCTTTTGAATAGGCCCGAGGGCCGACTTCCGTCCGTTCGCCATTTGTGCTCAAAAAGTCGCGTAATGGGCAGTCTGGAAACGGCTGACCGATCCTACAAGCGCTAATCTGAATGTCCTCTAAGACGCACGCCTAACGGTAGTCCGTCTTGGGTCAAGGGGCTATCGCCGAGCGGTATCGAGCATCGACCGATGCGGATGCAGTGAGTATCATCGTTCGATAGCGACCCAGCAGTAACGACTTGATTTGCAATGTTGAAACCTTCGCCGACGGCTCGATGATACAGGCTGAGTCGATAGCCCGAGGGATCGAAAGCTCGATATCCTCGGGGGTAAGATTTGCGATCAGGATGCGGGTACTCTCGCCGCTGCGATATGCAACAGCCGCGATACCCGAGCGATCGAAAGACACCTCGTAGCGCTCCGCACCGGCTGCGGCCGCGAGCGCGGCGTGGACTGCCTGGATAGGAAGGTGAATTCCGGTCGGGCCGAGCAGGCCGAATGAACCGTTTGGAGACGCGATCATGAGTCGGTCGACACCAGCCGCGGCAGCCTCAGCTGCGACACCAACCGCGAAGGCCGCACCGAACAGCGCGCCATGCCGAGGGTCCTCGCCCGAAGCAGGTATTCTGACACGACCAGGATTTGCTGCCACACCGGGGCCGTAGGGATTGTGGCGCATTCCGATCGTGCAGGGACCGAGCCAAATCGGTTTTTCCGGGCACAGACACCGCGCCGTGGCGATGACGGAAGGATAGACGCCCAAGGTTTCCATGACGGAAAGGTCATCGGCTGCATGTACGACCGCGGCGTTGCCGAAGAAGATGAAATCGGCATCGCCGATTGGCGGGTTGCGATTGAATTCAGTGAACAAGGAAGGGGTGCCGGCGCCGATGGCAGCAGTGATACCGGTTGATTTGAGCGCGTCAACGAGATCGCTGACTGGCCGTTCGCCCGGAGGGACCAGGTTCGACCCCCTTGTCTTGAATTCCCGCCGGGGTGAAATCAGGACAGCGCTGGCTTCGATACCCGACGACCGGATCGCATTGACGACAGCCTTTGCCTCCGACGTCGGGTCGACCGCATCGAAGACCGCCTCGATCGCCAGCAGGGCTCCGATCGAGGCAGCCAATCTGGATGCCTCTGCCAGCGTCTTTGCATTATGTCCGCGCGAGCTGTCGAATCGGATAATAACTTGCTGTGCCGGGCCCAGCAGGGGTGCTGAGGCCAAGGCTTCGGGCAGGTCATCTGGGTCGAGAAACAGAGCCATGGCCGGCATCCGTCCGGCAGGTCCACCTAGCGTCAGCGTCGCCCGGTCTGCGGCTCGAGGGCGGGTCTTCGGTGTCTTGGCCTGGATGGAGACCGTGACACGCTGGACATCCTTCGAACCGCTGGCGATGATATAGGGTCGCGGCTTCGACAGCGGACGGACATATGCCTTGAACGAGGCGTCGGTCCAGTTGCGCTGATCCTCCATCTCGAAAACATCGCCTTCCATGCTGACCGTGCAGACCATGTCGGGTTGCGGCTCGTGCGTCATCGTGGCGATGTCGAAGGCCGGCTGATCTGGGCTGATCGCCTCGGGAAATACCGTTTCCTCGATCCGGCCGTCACTGTGTGTGATCGCCAGCCGTCCGCCTGCTGTCTCGGAAGGATGGAGCACAACGAACCCGGTGCGATTGGTTGGGAAGTCAGTGAGAGCGACGCCTTCCGCTTCCATCGTCAGCGCGCCGGAATCCTTGCCTCTTATTGTCATCCGGTAGGAAAAGCGGCCCTGCGGACCGGTGCACAGCCCGTCGTAGCCAACCTCAAACGTGGCCTCGTCTTCCGATATGCGAATGTTCGAAAGCTCTGCCTTGTATGTGCCCCAGGATGCGTCTCGCGCCAGATAGTTGATCGCTCGGACCGCCTCGACGCCAGCGAAGCAGATCGTGCGAAGGTTGCCCTCTTCAAGGATCGCGGTCAGCGGTCCGGCCGTAAGGGTCCGACGTTCGGCAACCGGCTCGTTCGTCCCGAACAGATCAAACGCGGTGACGTAGCCGCTCATATGCGTTCCGCGACCTTGGCATTTTCCAGCACGGCATAGGCGAGAACGGTCTTGTTGATCACCAGGTCGCGCGAGCGCTGGTCGAATTGACGGAAATGGTCCGAGGCAAGATGCAGGTCAAAGGCCGCGCGATCCGTATATATCTCATAGAGGAAAACACCCGTGGAACCGGTTGCATCCAACGGCGTCAACACATCGAAGCGCAAGCAATCCGGCTCGAGCTTGACGGAAAGCGCCGCGTTCTCGCTAACCAGCCGATGAAATTCGGGAAGGCCGCCCTTGATAAGTTCAAACGTCACGGTGATCGCGAAGGTGGCTGCACGGGCCTTTTGCTTCGATCGCCTTTGCGCCTTTTGCTGACCCATCGCAGTCATTGTGCCCACCGCTCCATCGAGAGGGCGCCGGTGTTTTCTTTCCATTGGGCGGGAATGATTGCCCGATGTTCGGCGGCCGCGCGATAGGCTGCGTCAACCAGGGCGTAGGTCTTGAGATTATCCTTGCCGGAGGTTTCGGCAGGCACGCCGCGCTGAAGGCAATCGAGAAAATGGCGGCAGGCCATGAATGCGCCTTCTTGCGCGACATGCCAGGGATTGCTGGTCCAGGACCGCAATGGTGAGCCGATGTCCTCCTCGGTCGTTGTTCCGTTGCTGGTGACCCGCATGATCGAGCCCGGACGAACGATGATCGAGCCTTTGTCGCCCTCGATCTCCACCAGCGTTTCCGGAAACGGATCGGGGTCGCGCCGTGCCTCGTATGTGCATTCGACAACGCTGACGGCGCCGCTGCGATGGCGCAAAAGCATCGTGGCCGTGTCCTCGGCCCGCACTTTGGGATTGCGGCGCTGGGTCTCACAGGAGATGCGCTCGACCTCGCCGAGAAAGAAGCGTGCGAGGTCGAGCACATGGATGCCGACATCGGCGATTGCCAGCCGTTCCTCGTCGTAGAAATAAGGCTGCGTGAGATAGACGTCGAAGCCGGTTCGGAATGTCACTCGCGCCCAGTTCGGCGTGCCGATGGCGCCGCTGTCGATGACGCGCCGAACATGGCGCATCGGCGTCTGGAAGCGAAAATTTTCATGCACCGCGAGCCACACGCCGGCCTTTGCGGCTGCCTCGACAATGGCGACGCAGTCGTCCCAGTTCGGGGCCAACGGCTTTTGCACGATAATGGCAACGCCTCGCGCAATCGCCAGTTCGCAGAGCGCGCGGTGCGTGTCGTGACGGGTGACGATGTCGACGCCGTCAAGACGCTCGGTCGCAAGCAAAGCAGCGGCATCCGTGTAAAAGGGCACGCCAAATGTCCGGCCCGCTGCCTCGGCTTTGCCGGGATCCACATCACAGACCGCGGCAAGCACGGCCCCATCGGCAGCGAGTTCCTTCCACGCATGCAGATGGTTCTGCGCGTAGAAGCCGCAGCCGATCACCCCAATCCGGATCGCCACCGTCGCCATGTTTATCCCGCAACGATGGGTGTTCTAAGGATGCCGATGCCATCGGCTTCGATCTCGACGACGTCGCCGGCCTTCATGAAGATCGGCGGCTTCTGGAAGATGCCGACGCCGGCCGGCGTTCCCGTCGAGACGATGTCGCCAGGTTCGAGCGGAATGTATTGCGACAGGAAGGAGACGAGTTGCGGCAGGGAAAACAGCCAGTCCGAAGTGCTGCCGTCCTGCAGGGTCTTGCCGTTCAGCCGTGTCTTCAGCGCGACATTATCGGGATGCGGCATCGCGTCCGAGGTCACGATGCACGGACCGATCGGCGAGAAGCCGGCAAAGTTCTTGCCGATGGTGATCTGGTTGTCCTTGAATTGGACGTCACGTGCCGAAATGTCGTTGAGAAGCGTATAGCCGAAGATTGCCGGCATCACGTCGGCTTCCTTTGCTTTGTGCAGTTTCTTGCCGATGACGGCGGAAAACTCCACCTCGTAGTCCATCTGCTCTGTCCTGACAGGCTTTTCAACCGGCACATTGGGTCCGACCACCGAGGTCGGCAGCTTGGTGAAGAAAAACGGTTCGGTCGGCATTTTCGCGTTGGGATTTTCCTCGGCGTGGCCCTTGTAGTTGATGCCGGAGCACAGCACCTTGCCCGGGCGGATCGGCGCCTCGAGGATCACGTCCGCGAGCGCATGGCGCGGAGCCTTGGCAAGGCCATCGCGGATACGGTCGAGGATGGCTTTGCCGCCCAGCACGATCTCCATCACGCTGCCGGCGATACCGGCTTCCGTCAGGCAGGCGACGTGATCGCCGTCGAGCACGCCGGCATGATGACTGTGGCCTCCCTGAGGGTGGGAGAAGGTAACAAGCTTCATCTAGTCCTCCGAAAGGAATACGGCCTTGTGCAGGGCCATTGGATTGTCCGCGAGTTTCTGGAAGACGGCCGGCGCTTCGCTGAGCGCGAAGGAGCTTGCAATCTTCGGGTAGTGAATCTTGCCCGAGGCAAGCAATTCGAGTGCCTCGGGAAAACAATCGACGGAGGCACGTGAGCCCAGGATGGTCACCTCCTTGCGGGTGAAATCGAGACCCGGGAAGGTGACGCCGACGCCTTTCTTCAGCAGCCCTAGAATGACGATGCGCCCGCCGGCGGCGACGAGCTCGATGGTCTGTTCCATGACCGGAGCAACGCCTGTTGCTTCCATGACGACCGGCATGCCTTCGCCCTTGGTGATCTCAAGCACGCGCTCAACCAGGCCAACTCCTCCGGCGATCGGGATAGCGCCAAGATCGGCGGCGGTGGACAATCGGTCTGGCGAGATATCGGTGGCATAGACCTTGGCGCCGAGCGCGCACGCGACCTCAACGATCGCCAGACCGATTGGTCCTGCACCGAGTACCAGCACGGTATCTTCAGCCGTGACCACGCCGCGCCGGCACCCCTGCACGCCGATCGCCACCGGCTCCGCGAAGGCAGCCTCGAAATCGGTAATATTGTCGGGCACAACATTCAGGTTCTGAGCCGGCGCCGTGACGAAGTCCGCAAAGCCGCCCTCGCGATGAACGCCAACAATGGTGAGGTTGGCGCAGCAATTGCGCTTGCCGAGCCGGCAGGGATAGCAGCGGCCGCAGCCGACGAAGGGGATCGACGACGACGCGTGTGCCGATCGCGGGGCCGCTGGTGCCCGGGCCATAGGCCTCGACCACGCCAGCGATCTCGTGGCAGCCGATCCTTGGATAGGTCACGTAAGGGTTCTTGCCGGTGTAGATGTAAAGGTCGCCAGCACACAGCCCCGCGGCCCTGACCCGAACGAGAACCTCGCCCTGGCCTGGAACCGGCTTCGGCGCTTCCGCGATGCGCAAGCTGAACGGCTCATCAAAGATTGCGGCACGCATGTCCTCAAGCCGCCTTGGCCGGTCGCACGACCTTGCCGTCGCGATCGAACTCGATCCAGTCTCCGGCACGCAGCAGATAGGGATCGGCGATCGCTTCGCCGCGCGCCTTGGCCTCCCGGTGATGCTTCATATATTCGGCGACCGTCCTTGTCACCATCGAGTTTGATGTAGTGGCACGGCAGCACTGTCTCCAGGCCAAGCCATTGCGTTGCGAGAACGCCTTCATAAGGGCTCATCTCGCCGGTCAGCATCTCGCCCGGCATTGGGTTCAGGTGAAGAATCTCTTGCGGATTGGCGATTCCGATACAGCCGACATTCGGCTTGTAAAGTTCTGCCTGAAGCTTGAGGTCGGAAAAGATGGCCGTGTCGCCGTAGTGGTAAAAGCGCAGATTGGTCGTCGGCATAGACGATGAAGGCCATCGGCACGCCGGAAATGAAGGAATTGTCCTTCAGCCTGATCTGCGACCAGTGATGGCATTCGAGCGGCTGAATCTCGATGCCGGCCACCTTGACCCTAATGCCCCAGGTCGTGGCGCGGATCTGGTTGGCCGGGATGCCACGGTCCATCAGCCACGCCTTCACCTCGCCTCCGCAAACGATTGGACAGCCATATTTCGCGGCGATCTTGTCGGTATCGCCGAGATGGTCGAAGGCCGCATGGCTGACGATGACCAGATCGACATGATCGAAGTCGGTCGATTTTGTTGCCGCGCCGGGATTCTGGTCCAGAAACGGATCGCACAGGATGCGCAATCCGTCCCGCGTCAAGATTTCGTAGGCGGCGACGCCGTGGAAGCGCATGCGGGTGGTGGGATGAAGAGCCATTTCATATCCTTGGGATTGGTTGGCTGTCCGACGGCGAGGGAGATCACGCCGCCGGACGCTGCTTGAGCCTGACGCAAGGCTCCGCGACATTGAGTTTCTGCCTATTTCACGTTTTAGCGCCGTCAATACCTTGTCGACATTGTCCTTGGTGATCAGGATGACGCCCGTATCGAGAGAGTCCGGGATCGGACGGCCGCCATCCTTCGACGAGAGGCCAGCCGACTTCAGCGTGTTGGTGTTGTAGTCGTGCAGCAACTTGACCGCGTAGTAGATGAACAGCTCGCGGTTTGCACCACGATGGCGTCGACCCAGCCTTCCTTCGCGGATTTGAAGAAGTCAGGCGTCTGCTCCATCGCGGTCACCTTGATGTCGCCGGGCTTCTTGCCGGCTTCACGCAGTGCCGGTGACGATGCCGGCGCCGGATTCAGAATCGAAACCGGCGAGACCGGCGATGTCGGGATTGGCCGCAAGAATCGCCGCCGTGACCTGCGCGGCTTTCTGCGCGTCGCCGCCGTCATCCTCATTGGCGACGATGGTGTATTTGCCGCCGCCATTGGCTTCGACATAGGCTTTGAAGCCTGCTACGGCCTCACGCATGTTTCCGGCGTTGATGATCGACATCGACGCTATTTTGCCGCCCCTTGGGCAGCATTTCCATCAGCTTCTTGGCCTGCGCGACGCCGACCTGAGTCCAGTTGGTGCCGATATAGGCGAGACGGCCAGAGGCCGGCAGATCGCCGTCATCGACAACGGTTGGCACGCCTTGCTCCATGCATTTCTTGACTGACTCCGTCAGCGACGGGTCCCAGCCGCCGACGACGGAGACGCCGTTCGGCTTCTGCGCGCAGACTTGATCGACTGCAGAGATGAAGCCAGGCACGTCGAAATCTGTCGGTCCGGCAACGATCACCTTGACACCGAGCTCTTCGGCCGATCCGCTTCATCCCGACATAGTCATACTGCACGAACAGCGGCAGGTTCGCCTTATTGGAAATCCAGTAGTAGGTCTCTTTCGCGTTGGCCGGCCCGAAGGATGATTCCTGCGCATTAGCAGGCAAAGTGGCAGAGCAATGCCGTGGCAGCTAGGGCTGCGCCGGAGAGTATCGTTCTCATTGTTTGATTTCATGCCCGTTTCCTCCTGATGTTGTTTTTTCTAGTCCCAGTTCCCGCATGTCATCCGGTTGTCCGAATGCCTCCTCCCGTCCTCGCCTGATTTCATGCGCGGCCGCCTGGTCTTGAAACGATCGCAGCGAGACGGCAAACAGCAGGACCAGACCCACCACCAGTCCCTGCCAAGAAACACGCCGATCGCGCTTGATGATCATCGGCGTTCTCGATGAGTGGCGATAAAAAGCCACGCCGAGAATGCCCACCGAGGATCCGTGCCTTCGCCGCCTCTTCAGGCTTGGCGCCCGCCAAGCACCGTGGCGGTGAATCACCTTCAGCTCGATGCCAACGCCGGCGTTGACAGACCGCCGCTTGTTGAGGCGCGCCCGCTCCCAGACGGCCCGGCCAAGCCTGCCAGCGCTCCCATGATGACGAAGCCGATCAAGATGAGCCGGTTCGACGCGAAATGCCCGAGAGCTGAGCTGCGCGAGGATTGCCGCCAATGAAGTAATACTGCCGGAAGAAGCGCGTGCGCGCGACCCAGCCAGCCACCGATGAGCACACAAGTACCAGCATCGCCCAGAATGGCGACTGGAATGCGCAGCAGCGGATCCGCTGC
It contains:
- a CDS encoding zinc-binding dehydrogenase translates to MPDNITDFEAAFAEPVAIGVQGCRRGVVTAEDTVLVLGAGPIGLAIVEVACALGAKVYATDISPDRLSTAADLGAIPIAGGVGLVERVLEITKGEGMPVVMEATGVAPVMEQTIELVAAGGRIVILGLLKKGVGVTFPGLDFTRKEVTILGSRASVDCFPEALELLASGKIHYPKIASSFALSEAPAVFQKLADNPMALHKAVFLSED
- a CDS encoding alcohol dehydrogenase catalytic domain-containing protein, producing the protein MRAAIFDEPFSLRIAEAPKPVPGQGEVLVRVRAAGLCAGDLYIYTGKNPYVTYPRIGCHEIAGVVEAYGPGTSGPAIGTRVVVDPLRRLRPLLSLPARQAQLLRQPHHCWRSSRGRLCGLRHGAGSEPECCARQYYRFRGCLRGAGGDRRAGVPARRGHG
- a CDS encoding MBL fold metallo-hydrolase codes for the protein MLHDYNTNTLKSAGLSSKDGGRPIPDSLDTGVILITKDNVDKVLTALKREIGRNSMSRSLASGSSSVRRRDLPRRRTANQSQGYEMALHPTTRMRFHGVAAYEILTRDGLRILCDPFLDQNPGAATKSTDFDHVDLVIVSHAAFDHLGDTDKIAAKYGCPIVCGGEVKAWLMDRGIPANQIRATTWGIRVKVAGIEIQPLECHHWSQIRLKDNSFISGVPMAFIVYADDQSALLPLRRHGHLFRPQASGRTLQAECRLYRNRQSARDSSPEPNAGRDADRRDEPL
- a CDS encoding substrate-binding domain-containing protein; the encoded protein is MIVAGPTDFDVPGFISAVDQVCAQKPNGVSVVGGWDPSLTESVKKCMEQGVPTVVDDGDLPASGRLAYIGTNWTQVGVAQAKKLMEMLPKGRQNSVDVDHQRRKHA